The proteins below come from a single Mus musculus strain C57BL/6J chromosome 5, GRCm38.p6 C57BL/6J genomic window:
- the Pilra gene encoding paired immunoglobulin-like type 2 receptor alpha precursor: MALLISLPGGTPAMAQILLLLSSACLHAGNSERSNRKNGFGVNQPESCSGVQGGSIDIPFSFYFPWKLAKDPQMSIAWRWKDFHGEFIYNSSLPFIHEHFKGRLILNWTQGQTSGVLRILNLKESDQTRYFGRVFLQTTEGIQFWQSIPGTQLNVTNATCTPTTLPSTTAATSAHTQNDITEVKSANIGGLDLQTTVGLATAAAVFLVGVLGLIVFLWWKRRRQGQKTKAEIPAREPLETSEKHESVGHEGQCMDPKENPKDNNIVYASISLSSPTSPGTAPNLPVHGNPQEETVYSIVKAK, encoded by the exons ATGGCTTTGCTGATCTCGCTTCCTGGAGGGACTCCAGCCATGGCTCAGATCCTGCTTCTGCTCTCATCAGCCTGTCTGCATGCTG GAAATTCAGAAAGATCCAACAGAAAAAATGGCTTTGGGGTCAACCAACCTGAAAGCTGCTCTGGAGTCCAGGGTGGCTCCATCGACAtccccttctccttctacttCCCCTGGAAGTTGGCCAAGGATCCACAGATGAGCATAGCCTGGAGATGGAAGGATTTCCATGGGGAATTCATCTACAACTCCTCCCTGCCTTTCATACATGAGCACTTCAAGGGCCGGCTCATCCTGAACTGGACACAGGGTCAGACATCTGGAGTCCTCAGAATCCTGAACTTGAAGGAGTCTGACCAGACCCGGTACTTTGGCAGAGTTTTTCTGCAAACAACAGAAGGCATACAGTTTTGGCagtcaattcctgggacccaacTCAATGTGACCAATG ccACCTGCACCCCCACTACACTTCCAAGCACCACTGCTGCAACTTCTGCACACACCCAAAATGACATAACAGAAGTCAAGAGTGCTAACATTGGTGGCCTGGATCTGCAAACCACAGTTGGGTTGGCAACGGCTGCTGCTGTGTTCCTGGTTGGGGTTTTGGGATTGATAGTGTTCCTCTGGTGGAAGAGAAGAAGGCAAG gccagaAGACTAAAGCTGAAATCCCAGCCAG GGAGCCATTGGAAACCAGTGAGAAACATGAGAGTGTTGGCCATGAAG GACAATGTATGGATCCCAAAGAAAACCCCAAG GATAATAACATCGTGTATGCTTCCATCTCCCTCTCAAGCCCGACCTCACCAGGAACAGCGCCCAACCTGCCTGTCCATGGGAACCCCCAGGAAGAGACTGTGTACTCCATCGTAAAGGCCAAATAA